TAGTAAaagtttaaattatttattctaTTTGCATTCTGATTGCACCATTATATTCACCTCAATTAAAACTTTATAACAATATCTCACTTGTAATTTAAAACAATATATGatcattttttaaattaaaacattttatattatatataaaacatTGAGTTATAACAGTTGAAACACCACAAAATACTGTCTGAAATATTAAAAAACACTACATGCAACACTCGTGAAATAATTAGTGAAACGTCACAAAATGCTTATTGAAACGTCTTAATAACATCATATGCAACATTTGTAAATGAACTACTAAAACATAAAAACAATACTAATTGAAACAATGATAACATGGTGTGCAACATTAAAAAGAtccattgcaacaaaacaaCTTAAAATGTGCAAAAACGATGAAGTCTAGTTGAAGCATTGAATTCGCACAGTTAAAAAAGTtatattattttcatcaaaatatgattggataagtagtttaaataatttattttaaatctcTCAtctaaatattactccctccctttgtttttctttcttttttttctccctgcGCTAGAAATTTGCTCACATGTGGGTGGGTTTCCAATGTAGCGTCCGATTCCATTGGACGCACGATGCAAAGCATTCACCTATTATTAGATATAGAGCCTTATGCATCACAAAACCAGTTTGTTGTTTTATTCACATAACATCAAACCATATAACATCGATTAAAAAAGCCATCGAGATAAGGTGGTCGCTACGGTTAGATCACCTCGGTTCATAGGTCTCTCATGCAATACCCTAAGTCCTTGTTCGGCAAGTGGGGAACGTTTCACACATGGAAAATAGTCTATGGGGGAATTGGGTTAATCCCCCTCCCACCATTGGTTTGAGAAGAGTTTACTAAAGCTTTGAACGAGATTGATCTGCCAAAAATCCCGAACATCCATGGCCTCGCCGTTCTTTGACGGGGGGAAGATGAGAGCATCATTTAGAAGATGAAAACCTCTACCGTTGGCCAGATAGAGCTCTCGGAGGGCAGCCATAACTTCATTCTTGATAGTCGGCCAGCAGCTCTTATGGAATCGGCCCATGAAGCCATCCAACGCCAGCGCCTTGACAAAAGGCAAGTCCCCGATTACTCGCCAAACTTCTTCATTCAAGAATGGTACACAAGGTCCTCATAACTAATTGAGGCCTTGAGGTCTAACATACTCGCTCTGTTTTAAATTACTTGTTGTTTTAGCTTTGTGATAAGTCAAAAATTTCTAACTTGGATCAACTACTATAGATTTATATAATTTAATATCATAAATATCGAGGATGGATAAAGCCATTATCCTCCGGGGACAATTTCGGATACctcatccatcccaaaatataacaatttctagctCTATATCTGGACAAGGGTATAATCAGTTACAtcgctaaaagttgttatattatgggacaaaaGTAGTAGTTTCTTGTGGCTTTAAGCTAGTCAATCAGTCGAGTAAGGTTATGTTGTTGGTTGGGTTCACAAGTCAATTAGTATGTCATTAAAACAGAGGGTTTCACCCTCCTAAACCATGCGAAAAGCTATCATTTCGAATTTTTGAGTCTATCGCTTGATATCTATctggagagaatccattatatgccactgactttgtcacaggTGTACGATTTGCCACTAACTTTGTTACGTTCTACAAcatgccatcgacttttgcttaacttttaCGATTTACCATCACCGTCCGGTTAGCCTCCATTAGCACCGTACAATAttgtccaaatgaccaaaataccttTGGGataaaaacttctaaaatttggataaaaattccaaaaatatcatattataaatataagattgtaaatatccaaattttggcccaaaaaaaatagaatcCAGATCCTTCGTATGTTTTTTATCCAGTTAGTAAACATCCATTTTGTTTTAAGAAAAGTTAGGGTTATCTAAAGAACGCGACTACACCGAGAGTGCTAGCTGGATAGTGCTAAAGAGAGACAcccttctttaaaaaaaaagctacttgtacactcaatatctatgtattttttttccttcttagagaagtttctcttaaattacttattcgatttataatccgattacgCCGTTGTGTTCGTTGCAATTGAATCTTTACatcaagatctcacatgattatattttgatgaaaaatcacaaattacttttatgatatgtttaaattatttttagatttcactaagttacttcttaaactataaatttaaaagtaaattcagtaagtctacaagtaatttatatatgttatagaagtaacttagaacaaaacgaaggtaactttggcatgtcatttgaagtaaatccgttgtagagataaaaacatgactctatctagaaattaaattaataagcacaaattatggaattaactaaaaagtcatattttatccctaaaacgaatttacttctaatgtcgtgacaaagtcacttctgttttgttttaagttacttttagaattatgtaaattacttttagattttattgaatttacttttatatgtctaagaagtaatttattcaaatctaaaagtaacttatatatatatgataaaagtaacttacaaatataaatattttttcatcgtaacataatcatgtaagatcttgttgtgaagatttaattgtaatgaacacaatggtgtaatcggattgtacatcagataagtaatttgagaggaAACTTTATTTGAATAGGAAAAAGACACCCACGTGAACTTTATTTGAAAGGAAAAAGACACCCATGTGGATGGACATCATAGCGACGTGCACAGTTAGACGGCTCTGAGATGCGTCGCGCTGTAGAGCTAAACCGAGAGCGTTCTCGAAATAGATTTCGCGTTGTCTAAAGGTCGTTTAGCATAGTCCTTTTATGTTCATACCTTCAAATCGAAAACCAAAGGAGTGCCTTCAAGATAGAGCTACAACAACACTTGAAGTTTTTAGAGAAATgtgctttttctttctttttttaggaaagtattttttaaaaggaaGGAATTAAATACATAACTcgattttagaaaataaaactaCAAGCTAATATTTATTTCACTTGTTAAATTATATGAATTTCTAAAAATGGATggttataattaaaaaaattatttgactTAAAAACGAAGCTAAAAGTGACAAGTAATTTGAAACAAGGGAGTCCTACAAAAGTCGATACTCGATAGAGCCACCAGGAGATTacattattcatttttttttgtctctagACAGATCAAGATACAGGATGTTTACTATACAAGTATACAACAGTACATTGCTAGTTCAAACTTGGTCAACCGAGGCCAATCTATCATAGATTGGTCTGGATGTTATCTAGGGAACTCCCAAAGTTAGAATGTTATGACCTCACTTTAGCAAGCCGTGCTCTGATCTCTTCCAGatcttcctcatcatcatcagcgcCCTCAGCAACAGCTTGTCGCtacaaaatagaaaaagaaacataattgctcttaataatttaaataataaaatggTCCATAACAAAAGGATATTTTTGTCAGATAAAATTGCTGGAGTTTACGAATCTATTCATTTTAGTATTATTAAGTGACTACAATAAGGATGTTGCTGTCTATATAGGACAGCTTAACTACTCAAAAGCAACCTTCCAGTAAATAGCTTCTGGAGGACTACTATTTTGCACAGTTGATTTTTCATGCCATCCTAACAACAAAACGCACAAACAAAAGTGTGAAGCATCTACCTCTTCTGGGACCCTGCTTGTTGAAGCTTGGTTTATCCTCTGTTTCCTCACAGCATCGGGTAGCTGTGAGGCAGTCTCCCCAGCTACTGAAGCAAGAACCTTGTCAACCTCCTCTTCAATTTCCTCCTCCATGTCCTCAGAGTCCAAAGCTGAATCAACTGCATCGTTGACCATCTCTTCCATCACACCAGCCTAGAGTGCAAAAAGGTCAGTGAGTTCAAGCACATGGCTCAATGATCAGTTTGCCAGTTTAACACAAAGATCAATATCAGTGCAGAGTAACAGACCTGACGTCTTTAAACTATGCACAAGAAATGGAAGAGATGGTTGATATGGTACATATTGAACTAAGAAAACAGAAATAGCGGATTACCTTTGTCATTTCTTTACTAAATTCTTGCATGGTGGCAGCCAATTCTGGAGCTTTCATTAGATTGTTAACGATTTTCATAACTTCAGCACTTTTTGACAGATGACCGACAGTTCTTGCCGTTGCTGAAATTGCATGAACAGAAGTTAATAGTTTGtaataaacaaaacaaataaatgAAGTACTACTCCTTAGTCATGTTTGGAGATCTCAACAGAACGGAAGTGAAATGTATTAAGGTAACAAGAATGGTTCTCTCATTCCTGGCTTCGACCTAAGTTCACTCACATGCTAACAACTAACAAGCAAACCTTTATAAAATATACTGCATTACATATCAAATGACATGAGCACAGAAACTGATTTTGTCAGGTGCTACACAGTTACTAAAACAAGTCCAAAATTAACAATTTTATGTTCCAATTCTGTAGAAAATGTTACAATCAGGTGCTTATGAGGTGGGTGAGATCCTACATACCAGTGAGGCACCGAATTTTAATTACAAAGGGATAAaacttttcagtggcatatgcAAATTTCAATTTAAACTGTGACTGAATCCTTTCAGTATTCCAGTCCAGTATCAGCGCGAACAGATAAGTAGTGAAGAAATTCAGTTAGCTCTAACAGATTGTAATGTAATTGCCTGCAAGGAACTTGTGGGCTGATACGATGAAGGTTAGGCTGAATTGCTAATAAATCCTCTCTATCAgctcataaaaagaaaaagaacataCCAACAATTTCTCCAAGATGCATTGATACTGAATTTAGTTGAGCCTTGTTTTCATAGAGACGATTAACAGCACGTCTTGACCTCACTAGTTCCTTAGCAAGAGCCTGACATATAAAAATGAAATATTCACATCAACAGTACAAAGGTCTTCACCTTACTCTGCCAACTGTAAAAACTTGGCACTGGATAATGTCTGAAACTCTCAACATCATATGTGGGACAAAAACATATATTGATGTATAAGAACTAGTGCATGCTCATCATGAAAATTAATGGGAGAGCTTTCAGGAACTAATAATTTACCCTATGTAACATTGTAACAATTGAAAAGTGTATGGACAGATCTGTGTATACAGAATGAGTTGAGTACTTGAGTGTTCAAGAAACATCATAACCCAAGAGAACTCTACATGTGTATTAACATCAGAGTAGTAATTGCAAGATAAATGGAGACACATATACCACAAGACAACATAAAGAGAAAGTGACAACATAAatagaataaaaattttaagaaATTAGCCTTTTATATTGTGAAGTGCATGAAAAATAGAAACCAAAACAATAGAGAAGTGGAACCAACCATTTATCTAGGATTTAGTAAATTTGTGATTATACCATTATGGTTTTGGATGCATGTACACTGATGTTTTGTCTCAATCGACCAACATACACATGGACCCACTCTAGTGCAACTAAATTACTATGTCAATTCCTACTGTAAAAAAACATGGAAGTTAAAAGAATGATATCATACAGTCATAGTATGCATTTATGGTATGCCATGTGGGACTGTTCCTGCACCAGGCATAGCGCCAAGGCCCAATGATGTCAGCTCCATCTTGGCTCCAACCATTATCCATTTGATTCAGTTTACTAGTCCAATGGTAAGCTATCAGATTTAGTTTCGCATTGTTAGGATCAGCACACCTCTTTACAAGTGGCCTGAAGAATTTAAGTTACTCAAACAAGCAAATAGCTAATCTCCCCCTTCCTCTGTTTCTGTTCTTCTCGTGTACCATGTGCATGCTTATCCCATGACAACAGCTACTATTCACCGTGGCCCTGGTTGGCGGCTACAGACCAAAGCCTCCAGTCAACCACTGCTACAGTTTGTGCTCTGGCACAAGGCATGACAAGGCATGCTTTACTGGGAATAAGAATATTTACGATTTTACTCATCAAGTCATATACTCATGTGCTGTTCATTCTAAAATCATTTTACTGAATTGTTGAACTTCTAAATGGAATTTTATTTTATCAATCCAGACTTTGGTTTTCTTAGCAAGCTTCACATGAGTATGTCAATAATGCATCCTGCAGCTAACATCAAATGACATGGAACAAAGGTCGGAGGAGTCAGGATAACGCTCACAGTTACTCTCTAACTTACCATTGTGGGATACAAGACCAAAAGGGTACGTTGTTCATAGTTGGATAGCAACTAAAcagcagaaagaaaaaaatagtatgtgTATTCCACATGTCAATGAGATCAAAGCGACATGGTTCTGAGCACCTGAGGTATAGCACATGGTAGGTCCAAAAGTTTTAGCGAACAATTACAATCTAAGCAGTGTCCACATTCCCCTACCAGGTTCGATGTTTGCAAAGCCAAATGAGCAGCATTTTGCTCAACGTAATAAAATTAAATCAACTTTAAACTTGCATTAACTGACGAATGGGATCCAACCAGCCATATAGGCATATACAGAAGGgggtaaaaaaaatgatgttcgTGTGTACTGCATCACAATTTACAAACCGGAGTGCTTAAGCAAAAGCAGCATGATTAGTACAGCACACCTTTGCGGATCCAATGTCATTGCGCTTTGCAGCCTCCCTGATAGACTTCTCCACGTTCTTCTCCTCCCTCTGCACATCTGCGAACACAAGAGACAAACACTACTAATTACCAACATATGTGGCACGAGAACATCTACGAACACAAGACTAGTATTAATAAACAACATATGTGGCACGAATGAGAGGGATGGTTAGGAATTTGTCCCAGCGATCGCAGAAACGGGCGCTGCTAACGCTAATCAAGCCCGCGATTTGCTCGCTGAGGCAACGCAAATGTTTACCGCAGCCGGCTTAATCAGAGGCACCAACAAGGAAAACAATCTTGCCCGATTCAGAAGTataagcccccccccccccgatcaTATGGAAGAGAACACACCTAGACAAAGACCTCGCGTGAAGGTCGGGTCGCGcgtcgggggaggaggaggagatgggggagcgAACCTCGGATCTGGCGGTCGAGGACGCGGCACTCGTTGCGGAGCTTGCGCTGCCACTCCcgcagctgctgctgcggcgtcgGCCGCGGCTTCAGCAGACCCTTCACCTTCTCCATcggcggagctcgccgccgcc
The window above is part of the Oryza sativa Japonica Group chromosome 7, ASM3414082v1 genome. Proteins encoded here:
- the LOC4343227 gene encoding vacuolar protein sorting-associated protein 24 homolog 1 isoform X2 — encoded protein: MHLGEIVATARTVGHLSKSAEVMKIVNNLMKAPELAATMQEFSKEMTKAGVMEEMVNDAVDSALDSEDMEEEIEEEVDKVLASVAGETASQLPDAVRKQRINQASTSRVPEERQAVAEGADDDEEDLEEIRARLAKVRS
- the LOC4343227 gene encoding vacuolar protein sorting-associated protein 24 homolog 1 isoform X1; amino-acid sequence: MEKVKGLLKPRPTPQQQLREWQRKLRNECRVLDRQIRDVQREEKNVEKSIREAAKRNDIGSAKALAKELVRSRRAVNRLYENKAQLNSVSMHLGEIVATARTVGHLSKSAEVMKIVNNLMKAPELAATMQEFSKEMTKAGVMEEMVNDAVDSALDSEDMEEEIEEEVDKVLASVAGETASQLPDAVRKQRINQASTSRVPEERQAVAEGADDDEEDLEEIRARLAKVRS